TGAATTTGCCCGTCCGCGCCGTGGCGGATTTGTCCGTGGTTCCTGGCCGCGGCATTGCCGGAACGGTGGACGGGGCGCCTTACGCGGTGGGCAATTCCGGATTCATGCGGGATAGGGGAATCTTCTGGAAGGAGGATGAAAGCCGCCTGCGGGAATTCATGCGGCAGGGCGCGTCCCCGCTGTATGTGGGCCGGGGGGGCAGCCCCGCCGGCGTCATCATGGTGGCGGATTCCCTGAAACCGGACAGTCGCGCGGCGGTGGACAGTCTGAAGCGGATGAACCTGCGCGTCGTCATGCTGACGGGGGACAACGCCGCCACGGCGCGGCATATGGCCGGAGAACTCCGCATTGACGAGGTGGTTTCCGACGTGCTTCCTGATGAAAAAGCCTCCCATGTGATGAAGATGGAGGAACGCGGGGACAAGGTGGCGATGGTGGGGGACGGCGTGAACGACGCCCCGGCGCTGGCCTGCGCCCGGGTGGGCATTTCCATGAAGTCCGGAACGGAGCTGGCGATGGAATCCTCCGACATCGTGCTGATGAAAAGCAACCCCGCTGGCGTGGCGGAAGCCCTCCAGCTGGGCCGCGCCACGCTGCTCATCATCAGGCAGAATCTCTTCTGGGCTTTCTTTTACAACATCATCGGCATTCCGCTGGCCGCCGGGTGTTTATATCCCGCCTTCGGCCTTACGCTGAATCCCATGCTTGCCGCCGGCGCGATGAGTTTGAGTTCCCTGTGCGTGGTATTCAACTCCCTGAGGCTGCGCAGGTTCAACCCGCGCCTGGGGAAATAGGGCAGTTCTCCCCTCCCCTCCGGCGGTTTCCTGTTCATGAGGGTTGCAGCAGGGCCTGGGCCAGCGTGCGTGCGTGGTCTCCGCCGCCGCCCAGCATGCGGACCAGTTCATCCACCCGCTCTTCATGGCTCACCTCCCGCAGGCAGGAGATGGTGCGGTTGCCCGCGGAAGCTTTCTGAACCAGGTAATGATGGGAAGCCAGGGCCGCCACCTGCGGGAAGTGCGTGATGGAGATCACCTGGTGTCTGTTACCGAGCTGCTGCATCTTGAATCCCACGGCCCGCGCCACTTCTCCGCCCACGTTGGCGTCTATTTCGTCAAACACCAGCAGGGGGGTGGAATCCTTGTGGGCCAGGGCGCTTTTAATCGCCAGCATGATGCGCGCCAGTTCCCCGCTGGAGGCAATCAGGCGGAGAGGCTTGGAGGGTTCCCCGGGATTGGGGCCAAACAGGAATTCCACCGTTTCCATTCCCTGTGAGCCCGGTTCCTGAAGGGGGGAGAGGCTCACTTCAAAGACGGCCTGGCGGAATCCCAGCTCCCGGGAGTGCCTGACGATGGAGGCCGCCAGCCTGGGAGCGGAGTCCTGGCGCGCTTTGGTCAGGGCCTGCCCGGCGGCGTCCATCTGCTTGCGCAAAACGGCGATGGAGGCCCTCAGCTCTTCCAGGCGTTCCGTGCGGTGTTCCATGCGGTCCAGGCGGCCGGCCGCCTCCTCCCTCCGGGAGCAGACGTCCTCAAAGGAAGGGCCGTATTTCATTTTCAGTGATTCCAGCAGGTTGATGCGTTCCTCCAGCTGGAAAAGCTCCCGGGGGTCGCAGTCCAGTTCGGCGGAATAATCCGCCAGGCGTCCCTCGATTTCCTTGAGTTCCAAATTCACTTCCGCCAGCGGGGCCAGCCACGCGGCGGTGGAAGCGTCCATGCGTTCCAGCTCATGGGCCGCCCGTGTCAGTTCCCTTAATTGGGTCCCCAGGCCGGGCACATCCGTTTCCTCCAGCATGGAAAGCATTTTGGAGACCTGTTCCCGGAGCCGGGTGCCGTTGCGGGCGCGCTGCCAGCGCTCTTCCAGCGTGAGCACTTCCTCCGGAGTGAAGGCGGCGGAATCTATTTCATCCACCTGGTGGCGCAGCAGTTCTATTTCCCGCGCGGT
This region of Akkermansia muciniphila genomic DNA includes:
- the recN gene encoding DNA repair protein RecN, translated to MLTLLKIKNLALVDQLLWEPSSGFICITGETGAGKSVIIGAIRLALGERADKTLIRSGEQQCSVEAVFHLPESSPVHAILNEHGVPPCEDGNLIIKRLISSTANRQFLNDSPCTLNLLREAGACLVDMHGPSDHRSLVSQERQLSLLDAFGEHAPLMHAYSDAWRQWQDARRAYDDLEHAEAATAREIELLRHQVDEIDSAAFTPEEVLTLEERWQRARNGTRLREQVSKMLSMLEETDVPGLGTQLRELTRAAHELERMDASTAAWLAPLAEVNLELKEIEGRLADYSAELDCDPRELFQLEERINLLESLKMKYGPSFEDVCSRREEAAGRLDRMEHRTERLEELRASIAVLRKQMDAAGQALTKARQDSAPRLAASIVRHSRELGFRQAVFEVSLSPLQEPGSQGMETVEFLFGPNPGEPSKPLRLIASSGELARIMLAIKSALAHKDSTPLLVFDEIDANVGGEVARAVGFKMQQLGNRHQVISITHFPQVAALASHHYLVQKASAGNRTISCLREVSHEERVDELVRMLGGGGDHARTLAQALLQPS